In Flavobacterium sp. WV_118_3, one DNA window encodes the following:
- a CDS encoding efflux RND transporter periplasmic adaptor subunit: protein MRNKVIQAIAFLGSAALVVGCQTKAKESENPVTEAAAPVLETFVPKKEILSTELRMPAEISGFQQVDIYAKVSSYVKELKADIGTEVKKGQLLLVLEAPELSAQLAAAQSRLKSQEAVYTASKSTYNRLFETSKVEGTVSRNDLEVAEARKNSDFAQYQAAKASYSEIQTLLGYLQIRAPFDGVVATRNVNHGAYVGPAGKGSEQPLMTIQQQNKLRLSVYVPEQYSGYLKNGEALKFTVKSLPGQDFSATIARMSGALDSRLRSERVEMDVINTGNKLLPGMVAEVQLPLTAKDSTYVVPKSAVVTSSEGTYVVSVKDHKTSRLPVQKGRILEDKIEIFGSITPDILLIKQATEEIPDGTPVK, encoded by the coding sequence ATGAGAAATAAAGTAATACAAGCAATTGCATTTTTAGGATCGGCAGCCTTAGTGGTAGGCTGCCAGACCAAAGCAAAGGAAAGTGAGAACCCGGTAACGGAAGCTGCGGCACCGGTATTGGAGACTTTTGTACCGAAAAAAGAAATATTGTCAACCGAATTACGTATGCCGGCCGAAATCAGCGGTTTCCAACAGGTCGATATTTATGCAAAAGTGAGCAGTTATGTAAAAGAATTAAAAGCCGATATCGGAACAGAGGTTAAAAAAGGACAGTTGTTACTGGTACTGGAAGCGCCGGAATTGAGCGCACAGTTAGCCGCGGCACAATCCCGTTTAAAATCGCAGGAAGCAGTGTATACGGCGAGTAAAAGTACGTACAACCGTCTTTTTGAAACCAGTAAAGTAGAAGGAACGGTTTCCCGTAACGATCTGGAAGTAGCGGAAGCGCGTAAAAATTCCGATTTTGCACAATATCAGGCGGCAAAAGCGTCGTATAGTGAAATTCAGACCTTATTGGGTTATTTACAAATCCGTGCTCCGTTCGATGGTGTTGTAGCTACGCGTAACGTCAACCACGGCGCCTATGTTGGTCCGGCCGGGAAAGGTTCGGAACAACCGTTGATGACGATTCAGCAACAAAATAAGTTACGTCTTTCGGTATATGTTCCGGAACAATATTCGGGTTATCTGAAAAACGGAGAAGCCTTGAAGTTTACGGTAAAATCGTTACCGGGTCAGGATTTTTCGGCCACCATTGCCCGTATGTCGGGTGCATTGGATAGCCGACTTCGTTCGGAACGGGTTGAAATGGATGTGATTAATACCGGAAACAAACTGTTACCGGGTATGGTTGCCGAAGTGCAATTACCGTTAACCGCAAAAGACAGTACCTATGTTGTACCGAAATCGGCAGTAGTTACTTCGAGTGAAGGAACGTATGTGGTATCGGTAAAAGACCATAAAACTAGTCGACTACCAGTTCAGAAAGGACGGATCCTGGAAGATAAAATCGAGATTTTCGGATCGATCACACCGGATATTCTTTTGATCAAACAAGCTACTGAAGAAATTCCGGATGGAACGCCGGTAAAATAA
- a CDS encoding efflux RND transporter permease subunit gives MNLIRFALRKPISIIVLVMGLIIFGIGAVKSIKVDILPKMNLPVIYLAHPFGGYTPNQMESYFAKNYVNIMLFANGVKSIETKNIQGLTLMKISYYEDTNMAQAAAELSALSNRIQAAFPPGSQPPFIIRFDASSLPVGQLVLSSATRSNNELQDLANVYVRASFTSIPGLLSPPPFGGSPRTVEVNVDPDLLRSHNLTPDQIVEAIRLNNQTAPSGNVRVGDKNYITPTNNTIKEIKDFEKIPLFKGGVQNLYLGDVATVKDGADITAGYALVNGKRSVYVSIAKAGDASTWDVVQKLKAELPKIQSTLPEDVKLSYEFDQSVYVINSVKSLITEGIIGAILTGLMVLLFLGDRRAALIVILTIPISIISGVLFLKLFGQTINLMSLSGLALAIGILVDESTVTIENIHQHLDMGKPKALAIWDACKEIALPKLLILLCILAVFAPAFTMKGIPGSLFLPLALSIGFSMIISFLLSQTFVPIMANWLMKDHAKVQHSAEISDDEAVFLASGLTPESEKNTMDQKKILVERQDFNGDGKISPFERFRNRFMKLINRLFLYKKPITILYLVGVTALAVLLLNVIGQDVFPKVNSSQFQMRLKAPDGTRLERTEEKAKVALAELEKLVGKEHLSISSVYVGQHPSLFSVSPIYLFMAGPHEAVFQVALKEYHRDMDDFKDEFRQRLKKVLPDVSVSFEPIELTDKVLSQGSPTPIEVRIAGKNKKKNEEYANKLMAELRQKPYFRDIQLAQPIKYPALDINIDRVRAAQLGVDMGEISRSLIASTSSSRYTEKNTWIDEKAGLSYNVQVQVPLDKMTDIKQIGEIPLLKNTARPVLSDVATITPSFTYGENDNLGAMPYISITANIDHKDLGSASKDVQQAITALGELPRGLFIEQIGLGKVLSETMGSLESGLLVAVIVIFLMLSANFQSFRISLVILTAVPAVVLGSLLLLLATGSTLNLQSYMGIIMSVGVSIANAVLLITNAEQLRKHNNDALVSAREAASLRLRPIIMTSIAMIAGMLPMAIGHGESGEQVSPLGRAVIGGLLFSTFTVLVILPVIFAWVMGKTGTQSVSLDPEDKESKHYIAALAQTDEK, from the coding sequence ATGAATTTAATACGTTTTGCACTTCGTAAACCGATTTCGATTATCGTTTTGGTAATGGGATTGATCATCTTTGGAATCGGTGCTGTAAAAAGCATCAAAGTGGATATTCTCCCAAAAATGAACCTACCGGTGATTTACCTGGCGCACCCGTTCGGAGGATATACACCCAACCAGATGGAATCTTATTTTGCCAAAAACTATGTCAACATCATGTTGTTTGCGAATGGCGTTAAATCAATAGAAACAAAGAACATACAGGGACTTACTTTAATGAAAATTTCGTATTATGAAGATACGAATATGGCACAGGCTGCGGCCGAATTAAGTGCGCTTTCCAACCGGATTCAGGCAGCTTTCCCTCCGGGATCGCAACCGCCGTTTATCATCCGTTTTGATGCTTCTTCCTTACCGGTCGGGCAATTGGTACTGAGTAGTGCGACCCGTTCAAATAACGAGTTGCAGGATTTGGCCAACGTTTATGTGCGGGCTTCGTTTACGTCGATTCCCGGATTATTGTCGCCGCCGCCGTTTGGAGGTAGCCCGAGAACCGTGGAAGTTAATGTGGATCCGGATTTATTGCGTTCGCATAACCTGACACCCGATCAGATTGTAGAAGCGATCCGGCTTAATAACCAGACAGCACCATCCGGAAACGTTCGCGTGGGTGATAAAAACTATATCACACCTACAAATAATACGATCAAAGAGATTAAAGATTTTGAAAAGATTCCATTGTTTAAAGGTGGTGTACAAAACCTGTATCTGGGCGATGTAGCGACTGTAAAAGATGGAGCCGATATTACGGCTGGTTATGCTTTGGTAAACGGAAAACGTTCGGTATATGTGAGTATTGCCAAGGCCGGAGATGCTTCGACCTGGGATGTGGTACAAAAGTTAAAAGCGGAGTTGCCTAAAATACAAAGTACGCTACCGGAGGATGTAAAATTATCGTACGAATTTGATCAGTCGGTATATGTGATCAACTCTGTTAAAAGTTTGATCACCGAAGGAATCATCGGAGCGATATTAACCGGTTTGATGGTATTATTGTTCCTGGGCGACCGTCGGGCGGCTTTAATTGTAATCCTTACGATTCCGATTTCGATTATATCCGGGGTTTTATTCCTGAAATTATTCGGACAAACGATCAACCTGATGTCGTTGAGTGGATTGGCATTGGCTATTGGTATTCTGGTTGATGAGAGTACCGTTACGATCGAAAACATCCACCAGCATCTCGACATGGGCAAACCCAAGGCACTCGCGATATGGGATGCCTGTAAGGAAATCGCCTTACCGAAATTATTGATTTTATTATGTATTCTGGCGGTATTTGCGCCGGCCTTTACGATGAAAGGAATTCCGGGATCGTTATTCCTTCCATTGGCGTTATCGATAGGATTCTCGATGATTATATCGTTTCTGTTATCGCAGACATTTGTGCCGATCATGGCCAACTGGTTGATGAAAGACCATGCGAAAGTGCAGCACTCGGCTGAAATCAGTGATGATGAAGCGGTTTTTCTGGCTTCGGGCTTAACGCCGGAATCGGAAAAAAACACGATGGATCAGAAAAAGATACTGGTGGAGCGACAGGATTTTAACGGCGATGGAAAAATCAGTCCGTTTGAACGCTTCCGAAATCGCTTTATGAAGTTGATCAACCGTTTATTTTTATATAAAAAACCGATCACGATCCTATATCTGGTTGGTGTAACCGCATTGGCTGTTTTATTGCTAAATGTAATCGGGCAGGATGTGTTCCCGAAAGTCAACTCCAGTCAGTTCCAGATGCGATTAAAAGCACCGGACGGAACGCGTTTGGAACGAACCGAAGAAAAAGCCAAAGTAGCTTTAGCCGAACTGGAAAAACTGGTTGGAAAAGAACACCTTTCAATTTCGTCGGTTTATGTAGGACAACACCCGTCGTTGTTCTCAGTATCGCCCATCTATCTTTTTATGGCAGGTCCGCACGAAGCGGTGTTTCAGGTGGCTTTAAAAGAGTATCACCGCGATATGGATGATTTTAAAGACGAATTCCGTCAGCGTTTGAAAAAAGTACTACCAGATGTAAGCGTTTCGTTCGAACCGATCGAATTGACCGATAAAGTATTGAGTCAGGGATCGCCAACACCAATCGAAGTGCGTATTGCCGGTAAAAACAAAAAGAAAAACGAGGAATACGCGAATAAGCTGATGGCCGAATTACGTCAGAAACCGTATTTCAGAGATATTCAACTGGCACAACCGATTAAATATCCGGCATTGGATATCAATATCGACCGGGTTCGCGCAGCACAATTGGGGGTGGATATGGGCGAAATTTCCCGATCCCTGATTGCTTCGACGTCTTCGTCCCGTTATACGGAAAAGAATACCTGGATCGATGAAAAGGCCGGATTGTCGTATAACGTACAGGTTCAGGTTCCTTTGGACAAAATGACTGATATCAAGCAAATAGGAGAGATACCGTTGTTGAAAAATACAGCCCGTCCGGTATTGAGTGATGTGGCTACGATTACGCCGTCGTTTACCTATGGTGAAAATGATAACTTAGGTGCGATGCCGTATATTTCGATCACCGCAAACATTGATCATAAAGATTTGGGATCGGCTTCGAAAGATGTACAGCAGGCGATAACGGCGTTGGGCGAATTACCACGAGGTTTGTTTATCGAACAGATCGGTTTGGGGAAAGTGTTGAGTGAAACGATGGGAAGTCTGGAATCGGGCTTATTGGTTGCGGTAATCGTGATCTTCCTGATGTTATCGGCCAATTTCCAGTCGTTCCGTATTTCACTGGTTATTTTAACAGCTGTTCCGGCGGTAGTTTTGGGATCGTTGTTACTGTTATTGGCAACCGGATCGACCTTAAACTTACAATCGTATATGGGAATCATCATGTCGGTAGGGGTTTCGATCGCCAATGCCGTGTTATTGATCACCAATGCGGAACAACTGCGGAAACACAATAACGATGCGTTGGTTTCGGCACGGGAAGCCGCTTCGTTGCGATTGCGTCCTATTATCATGACCAGTATCGCGATGATTGCCGGAATGTTGCCAATGGCAATCGGACATGGTGAAAGTGGCGAACAGGTTTCCCCATTAGGAAGAGCAGTAATCGGAGGACTTTTATTTTCTACTTTTACAGTATTGGTAATCCTGCCGGTTATTTTTGCCTGGGTGATGGGTAAAACCGGAACCCAATCGGTATCTCTGGATCCGGAAGATAAAGAAAGTAAACATTATATAGCGGCATTAGCACAAACAGATGAGAAATAA
- a CDS encoding TolC family protein — translation MIVRKLPLLSLLMCFSGAFSQSLSLKDAIDQGMANYGTLKAKEKYALAGQETVKQNKRDYLPNLTLAAQQDYGTVNGQNGPLYGFGGLGVASSGLPLPEQNWNAAFGALYLVNMNWDFYSFGRIRQKIALSKADADRLQKDSEQEQFQHKIRISAAYLNLLASQRLEISQKKNLERAEVFLKLAAARVKNGLLPGVDSTLASAEVSRARIALNQVKDQVKEQNNKLITLMGIDISDIKVDTTLVIKSPNVIAKRETLGIESNPILQFYKSRMEYGNQQLRLFRKEYYPTFSLFGVYQTRASGFNSDYAADQSSFTHNYWDGVDPTRQNYLFGVGVSWNLTTLARTAKKVNAQKFTTEALDDEYKVMEQQFKAQSDAADVKIQLAYESNKEAPKQVKAAAQAYLQKMTLYKNGLTNLVDVTQTLYTLNRAETDRDIVHVNLWQSLLLKAAATGDFNLFINEL, via the coding sequence ATGATAGTACGAAAATTGCCACTGCTGTCGCTTTTAATGTGTTTTTCAGGAGCTTTTTCCCAATCGCTCAGCCTGAAAGATGCTATTGATCAAGGGATGGCTAACTATGGCACACTTAAAGCCAAAGAGAAGTATGCTTTGGCGGGACAGGAAACCGTCAAGCAAAACAAAAGGGATTACTTGCCCAACCTGACGTTGGCCGCGCAACAGGACTACGGGACCGTAAACGGACAAAATGGTCCGCTCTATGGTTTTGGAGGTCTGGGAGTCGCTTCGTCGGGATTACCCTTGCCGGAACAAAACTGGAACGCTGCTTTCGGCGCCCTGTATCTGGTGAATATGAACTGGGATTTTTATAGTTTCGGTCGTATCCGACAAAAGATCGCTTTGTCTAAAGCCGATGCCGATCGTTTGCAAAAAGATTCGGAACAGGAACAATTCCAACATAAAATCCGCATTTCTGCGGCCTATCTAAACCTGTTGGCAAGTCAGCGACTGGAAATTTCACAAAAGAAAAATCTGGAACGGGCAGAGGTGTTTTTAAAGCTGGCCGCTGCGCGGGTTAAAAACGGATTGCTACCGGGAGTCGATTCTACGTTGGCTTCTGCGGAAGTATCGCGTGCACGTATCGCCTTGAATCAGGTGAAAGATCAGGTGAAGGAACAGAACAACAAACTGATCACTTTAATGGGAATAGATATTTCTGATATTAAAGTTGATACCACTCTGGTAATCAAATCACCAAATGTGATTGCTAAAAGGGAAACTTTAGGTATTGAGTCCAATCCGATATTACAGTTTTACAAGAGTCGGATGGAATATGGTAACCAACAATTGCGACTTTTCCGTAAAGAATATTACCCTACATTCAGCTTATTTGGTGTGTATCAAACCCGTGCTTCGGGATTCAATTCGGACTATGCAGCAGATCAATCTTCGTTTACCCATAACTATTGGGATGGTGTCGATCCGACGCGTCAGAATTACCTTTTTGGTGTGGGGGTAAGCTGGAATCTGACTACCTTGGCGCGTACCGCTAAAAAAGTCAATGCGCAGAAATTTACGACTGAAGCCCTGGATGACGAATATAAGGTGATGGAACAGCAGTTTAAAGCACAGTCGGATGCGGCTGATGTGAAAATACAATTGGCCTATGAAAGCAATAAAGAGGCTCCTAAACAAGTAAAAGCAGCCGCTCAGGCGTATTTGCAGAAAATGACACTCTACAAAAACGGACTGACGAATCTGGTAGATGTTACCCAAACCCTATATACGCTAAACCGAGCCGAAACCGACCGGGATATTGTTCATGTGAACTTATGGCAATCATTGCTGTTAAAAGCAGCGGCAACCGGCGATTTCAACTTATTTATTAATGAATTATAA
- a CDS encoding histidine kinase — MRKILENKWLQEFAILVFSFVLFTLNDWILILSWKGFWMGIVYFLLLYGHAQINRFFLLPILLKKHQPLTYILFSIVLILVFSVILHEVAIEVIYKNCFLYKTSMQKTYHFQLGTLVGTLICILGSIQLIEHYRDQKKKTNKELLYNQIQLNALKGQLNPHFLFNTFNTLYGISLQYPERTSDMIMRVSQLLRYQVENSQKEYVSLEDEIDFISSYIELEKERVGYRCEIEFDYKTDADSNYMIAPMLLIPFVENTFKHGTCAIENCFVKINLSVNNGKLRLETLNSIPEKKRKIVSTKIGLSNATERLRILYPKKHNLEIQQEAKQYRVLLEMDLL; from the coding sequence ATGAGGAAGATCTTAGAGAACAAATGGCTACAGGAATTCGCAATTCTTGTCTTTTCGTTTGTTCTTTTCACATTAAACGACTGGATTTTAATTTTAAGCTGGAAAGGCTTTTGGATGGGTATCGTATATTTTTTACTCCTATACGGTCATGCCCAGATCAACCGCTTTTTTCTACTGCCCATTCTACTTAAAAAACACCAACCACTAACCTATATTTTATTTTCAATTGTATTAATATTAGTATTTTCAGTAATATTACATGAAGTAGCAATTGAAGTCATTTATAAGAATTGCTTCCTGTATAAAACCTCCATGCAAAAGACCTATCACTTCCAATTGGGAACCTTGGTCGGTACCTTAATTTGCATCTTGGGAAGTATCCAGCTAATCGAACATTACCGCGATCAGAAGAAAAAAACCAACAAAGAATTACTCTACAATCAAATCCAGTTAAATGCACTAAAAGGACAATTAAATCCGCATTTTCTGTTTAATACGTTTAATACGCTCTACGGTATTAGTCTGCAATATCCGGAACGGACTTCCGATATGATCATGCGGGTTTCCCAATTGCTCCGGTATCAGGTGGAAAATTCACAAAAAGAATATGTTTCGCTCGAAGATGAGATCGACTTTATCTCCAGCTATATCGAACTGGAAAAAGAACGCGTAGGGTATCGCTGTGAAATTGAGTTTGACTATAAAACCGATGCCGATTCCAACTATATGATCGCACCGATGTTGTTGATTCCTTTTGTGGAAAATACCTTTAAACACGGTACCTGTGCGATCGAAAATTGCTTTGTAAAGATCAATCTTTCGGTAAATAATGGTAAATTACGTCTGGAAACATTAAATTCGATTCCGGAAAAAAAACGAAAAATCGTTTCCACTAAAATCGGATTGAGCAATGCAACGGAACGACTGCGCATTCTTTATCCGAAAAAACACAACCTGGAAATACAACAGGAAGCCAAACAATACCGTGTGTTACTCGAAATGGATTTATTATGA
- a CDS encoding LytTR family DNA-binding domain-containing protein: protein MINTPKKCIIVDDEPAAHYVLTNYIRQNPQLELAAQCYNGIEALQYLREHTVDLMFLDIDMPEISGLELLQTLKNPPKTILTTAYSEFALESYEYGVIDYLLKPIYFPRFLKSIERYLSVQFIEKETAIPVSLNVKVNGKNIDIRLDDILYVQSYGNYVKIFTKAKTFVTAMTTNQLVQELPSDKFMRVHKSYIIAIHKIDVHEKEHIVINEEKIPLGITFRRELNERLRPLS, encoded by the coding sequence ATGATCAATACTCCAAAAAAATGTATTATTGTCGACGATGAACCGGCCGCGCATTATGTACTAACAAATTATATCCGTCAAAATCCGCAATTGGAACTCGCTGCGCAATGCTATAACGGTATTGAGGCTTTGCAGTATTTACGGGAACATACCGTTGATTTGATGTTTCTGGATATCGATATGCCGGAAATCAGCGGATTGGAGTTGTTGCAAACCCTAAAAAATCCGCCAAAAACCATATTAACAACCGCTTATTCAGAATTTGCGCTCGAAAGTTACGAATATGGTGTGATCGACTATTTACTAAAGCCAATCTACTTTCCGCGTTTTCTAAAGTCGATCGAACGCTATCTTTCGGTACAATTTATCGAAAAAGAAACGGCTATTCCGGTTTCTCTCAACGTAAAGGTAAACGGTAAAAACATCGATATCCGACTGGATGATATTCTATATGTTCAGAGTTACGGGAATTACGTTAAGATTTTTACTAAGGCCAAAACCTTTGTAACCGCAATGACTACGAATCAATTGGTACAGGAATTGCCGTCGGACAAGTTTATGCGGGTACACAAATCGTATATCATTGCCATTCATAAAATCGATGTTCACGAAAAGGAACACATTGTGATCAACGAAGAAAAAATCCCGTTGGGAATTACCTTCCGCCGCGAACTTAACGAACGTTTACGCCCACTATCATAA